A region of Malaciobacter marinus DNA encodes the following proteins:
- a CDS encoding iron oxidase oxidoreductase, with translation MIHESKDNNNNLSKLLTRRSFFKSMAFLSLVTFTTTRLEAKGSKKQFKYQETPKNGEACKDCIHFLPDKNKCKVVEGSISPEAWCTLYNNPPK, from the coding sequence ATGATACATGAATCTAAAGATAATAACAATAACTTAAGTAAACTACTTACAAGAAGAAGTTTTTTTAAAAGTATGGCTTTTCTTAGTTTAGTAACTTTTACAACAACTCGGTTAGAAGCAAAAGGTTCAAAAAAACAATTTAAATATCAAGAAACACCTAAAAATGGAGAAGCCTGTAAAGACTGTATTCACTTTTTACCAGATAAAAATAAATGCAAAGTAGTAGAGGGTTCAATAAGTCCTGAGGCTTGGTGTACTTTATATAATAATCCACCAAAATAA